Proteins encoded together in one Anopheles darlingi chromosome 3, idAnoDarlMG_H_01, whole genome shotgun sequence window:
- the LOC125956364 gene encoding uncharacterized protein LOC125956364: MTPKTVAAHSAEARVRRYMCRLWTNFAKYGNPTPSHDESLPFHWDPVPMVDPKASNYRLPYLKITAEPQMAMDPHRERMAFWRQVYQTFNGGFTNANFER; encoded by the coding sequence ATGACACCGAAAACCGTTGCTGCACACTCGGCGGAAGCACGTGTCCGGCGCTACATGTGCCGCTTGTGGACCAACTTTGCCAAATACGGCAATCCAACGCCATCGCACGATGAATCATTACCCTTCCATTGGGACCCGGTACCGATGGTGGATCCCAAAGCATCGAACTATCGCTTACCGTATCTTAAGATAACGGCCGAACCTCAGATGGCGATGGATCCGCACCGGGAACGGATGGCGTTCTGGCGACAGGTTTACCAGACCTTCAATGGCGGCTTCACGAATGCCAACTTTGAACGGTAG